AACATAcgacaatattttgtaacgcGTGACGTCACAGCGGCCGTTTGACAGGTATCCGCGTTTTGGCGCGATATTTTGAAtggagttttaaataaattattttaaaggaattacttgaaataaaaaaataataatgaatagttTGGGTTATATTTGGTACTTATGCATGGTTTTAATCACTTTCCCAAAAGTAGTCCACATCCCTATTGTACCTCTTTAATAAGATCGACAAAAAAAGTCCGCGGTGGTATATGTCTATCTTCTAAGGATAACCCACAATACCCATTTATTTTgcgtttatttaaaacagttaaaaGATGGGTTATTTACGAAcctatttttaacaatacagtattaatccttatccattTAAATAGCTTAAATACATTGTTGATTTAATATAGATCTACAAGCGTACCTATTGGTTAAAATCGCTTCAAAATTTGCCCTTATttgtcgtaaaaagtaaattacaaaaaaatgatATTGTGGGATATCCATATGTAGAAAAGTAGAAGTAGCTCACTCACTCAGTAGTCACTctatctattgaaaaaaaccgcatcaaaatccggtgCATAGTTTTAAAGATGTATACAAAGGGACAGagatagcgactttgttttatactatgtagtgaataGTGAAgtgatattatgtaattttttggaTGTAAccgcaaataaataataaaacacgtcgtcgtcaatataaataaaaatgcagactaattttataaattaatatattgtcAGATATGAACTAACATAAACTAACAGTATAAAAGTTAATGGCACCTGCTTTTAAAATGATTGAATGGATATTAAGTCAAAGTATCTTTTcgaataaatttcattaaatacataaaggTACATATTTGGAATGTTATAAATGccaataaaattcaataatataCGTTATGGGCTATAAAAGCACTGGAATGGAACAGAAAGTTAGGTAATAAGTATCTGGTAAATAAATGCTATAATGGTAAAATTATAGTtacttatacattttattaaattaaaaagcagGAAGCATTTTGACGTAAATTTGATTATGGGAGAGTTAAAAatgagaaatataataaaaatgtatataattgtAACGTTTagaacatataaattatattcttgtttgtgttttaaaaagtatttacaaaaaatgttttaaatctaCATCTATCagtcaatttcatattttaacaataaaatatcataaaaaaacctTTACAAAAGGCTGCTCTAAAATTAAGAAGCAGAGAAGAGTCTAAATAAATGGCTAAACACTAATCAATACTGATAGCGAGTTCCtactttatttacaaaaaaaatcaaaatctttTAAGTACTTATCACCATAAatcacttaattttatttgatcatTCGGTGTATAGAGAATCTCCTATTTCACAAAGCGCTTATtggataataatttttaaatgaaactaCATGTATTGAACATTCAAGCAAAAACATGTAGTATAAAAGTTTTACCATTGTGTATACATTACATTGTAAGTTaactacatttaaaattattaaaaaatgatgCTACTCATAAAAATCGTATTACTTTAAAGAGATCCAAAGTACCATTGGTCTTACGAACTTACATCAGAAATAAAgccttaaatattataataggtaaTGATTAACCACTATAAAGTAAAGCTTAAAAATTGATATGTACATTGGaaataatagcaaaaaaaatgaACTAAATAGGGAATGGGCAGTGAGGTTATAAATGTATAGATAACGCGCTTGTCGCGTCAGGCTCCTGTCATACGAAGGAGGAGAAACCGGGGAGCGGAGCTCTAGAACGTGCCATGTTGTTCATGACGATTTGACCGCCGTTGAGGCTGATGGTGGCGCTGCCCTCGGGCTCGGAGTCCGTGTAGCTGGAGTACTGCCGTATGGGCCGCTGCCGCTTCCAAGACTGCCGCAGGGTATCGTTCACGTTTGCGTAGTGATTTACGAATGAGTGTGGCTCCGATTTAACACTTTCATTTTCGCTCTCCGAATTCTGTATTCCAAAAATAATCTTCATTAATATAGCATGAAAAAACatatccttatttttttttatttaacctttATTTCGATTACACGACACGAGTCGCTGCCAAATATAAGTCCGGTACATTTAAGAACATTGCCCCTGATAGTTTTTAGACATGCAAAAACTATTGTTAATTTAGgtcaatgtttaaataaatcgcagcgaaaacatttttataatacatgatatatcaatttacaggtgttttaaataagaatttaagaAACTTATGTACATTTGAAGGTTCTGAAATACAAtactagaaaaaaagaatatatgttAGTACCTACATCTTATTAATTACGCAttatcaaaacaaattaaaaaaaacattaccgACCACACCTAATGTAAAAGTGCTCATTCGAGATGGAAGCGTgaccaaaattaaaatatagcgGTTGTGAATTTCTGCGATATTTACCGTCACGAGATCCGATCGGAGGTAGTCAGGAAAAAGATAAGGTCCGAATTTAGTGTTAGGGCGAGGACAGTTCAGACGACGCTGATTTTAATAGTGATCACCTGTGAGTCGGAGGAGCTCATCTCGGAGGGTTTCTCAGTGAGGGAAGAGTCGTCGGGGTTCTCGTCGTAGCCGCGCAGGCTCTCCTCGTCGCTGTGGTAGGCCACGGACAGCGGCGAGGGCCGCGGCGGCGACTTGGCGAGCTGCGGCGGCGGCTTGCGGCGCAGCGTGCCCGTCACGCCGCCCGCGCTGCCCACCGAGCTCTGCCGCGACCGGTACAGCTCCATGCCCAGCGAGCCGCGCTCCTCTGTCTCGCCCGCCAGCGACTCCTCCAATGTCTTCTGTGCTTCTTCTGCGAAACGAGATTGTTGTTTTATCGAAAATATTTCTGATGTTGTTTCAtctttcttattatattatattccaGTTATGAACCCCTTGGATAAAACTCGGGGTTCCGGAATCCCGTTTCCGGAATCCGCGTCCAGGAAATATGTAACACCTGAACCTGGATAAGGTTCATTACGGCCGCGGTGGAATTTGAATAGCTTTATTCGGATATTATGGACATAGGAgccttgttattttatttttaggtttgTTTGATATAAATCAGACCATCGCTTTAACTAAGACTGAGAACATcagattattatattgtttgtcaaaatctgttcagtctttttgagattattcattacaaacatacaaatattttattataagtgtgGATATTAGATACGCAaactaataaacataattttacaaacattGAGCTTTCACCGAAAAGCTCAGGCTTAAAATATACTCACTTTTATACTTGTAACTCTTGCTCTTGACACATAGTATGGCGATGACCATGATGATTATTATGATGGAGGCGGCCGCCAACGCCACCATGAACCACGTGCGACGGTAAAACGGTCGGTATTGCAGGTATCCATATTCCAAGTACAGCTTCGACGGCGTCACGATCACTTTGTCGCTGTAGGCGGGATTGCTGATCCCGTGCTTGTTGTACGCGATCACACGGAACGAGTACGCGGTGGAGGGGAGAAGACTCTGATAAGATATCGTGAACTCTTCAAGCATACCGTTACTGGTACGCGTTATTGTTTCCCATCTCGTGTCATCTGAATACAATCATATTTTAGCGTTAAATTGGTCGGCGGTCggcttcaataaataaaattggcaTCAATCTTGAATTACATAATGCTCGATAGCGCTAGTGTTAAGAAACGATAAGagttatacatttatttgctATTTATGTGTATTATGTTAATCTTATAATTCAAGTTTCATGCACTTTAATGAAACCGTGAGgtcttataattaatattcgtACAAATGTTACTGATGGGGACTTAACGtaataataactttgtttTGGAGGGGTAAGATGGCAATACATTACTgtgcaataaaatatcaacataTGTGTGTGCATCCGCAATTACTACATAAACTTACAGGCTTGCCACGTCTCCTTCGCTGCATTAAAATGTTATGTGCGGTCATTATAGAGTTTAGTTTACAAAAGAAGTACTGAAAATAAGATAATTCGGTTCTTTCTATTTTATGAGAGTACAGAGAGAGTTTCAGAAGATTTCCTTTTCTGTCTTTATCTGTAAGTGAAGCTGATTTTTGAAATGGTAATGCGTACTGCGTGTCAGCACGTGATGTGGTTGAATGTTTTTGTTGTCTGTAAGATGTGAGACACATGTGCTACGCCGCAGAGGACTGCTCGATGATCCTTATATATTCACGAACTCAGGATATCTCTAGCTCCCACATGATATCTGTCCTGTATATTGTAATGAGGTTATATTTAAAGAAGTGTAAAGGTCGAACTGGCACGTTCAAAAGCTCAAGTACCTTTCTTCCTAGCCTCGAAGTAGTACCCCTGGAGTTCACCGTCGCCGCTGGGCGAGTTGGCCCAGGCCAGGCGCAGCGCGGCGGGGTCGGGCTGCAGGCGCAgcgcgcgcggcgcggcgggcgcgccCGGCTGCGGGCCCGTGCGCACGCGCGCCtccgccgcgccgcccgcgcccacCGTCAGCGCGCGCACGCTGAACCGGTACTCCACCTCCTCCTCCAGCCCCCCCACCGCCAGTTGCCGCTCCGTCACCTTCTGCTTCACTTGCTTGCTGAACCCTGAACAAACGAGTCACATTCTCACTTTGTCTTGGTTTTGATGGGGAATCAGTAGAGAAGTCCGGGTGCGCCTTTTGACCATCATGATCATGGTTtgtgtaagtcaggttttggtattaaattggaaaaaaaaggTGATACAACTTGTCGCGGTATCTCAACGCCACAGGTCACAACAGCCAATCACGAGAGGCTATCAATttgaacatatgtatatacaacctccgactcaacatcgtcggagccgcggtttctccaggcataacaccttgCCTGACGGAAGATCTTGCCTTCGTTGCGGTCGAGCCAGAATCATTGCTCCTGCTACAAACTTatagtattaaataatgtaagaACGTGTCTgctgcttttattttaatgttaaaaaaatatattcaaaggCATTTTGTCAAAAGACTTCGATATATTAACGATACTTACGTTCATCCTGTTGTATAGTCTCATATGTCACAAGATATGACTGTATGAGGCCATTTCGACGATAGGGTGGCTGCCATGAGACCACTAGACTGTTCATTGTGATGTCGGTGAAAGTTATATTCCGTGGCGCGGAGGGCAATCCCTGGTGAGTGCGTGCCAGCACCGCTGTTGAACGCGGACCGTCGCCAGCAGGGTTGAACGCTAAAACCTGCGCCCgataaaacaatacaattcaACCTCTTTATTACTAGGTGGGTGGTAGACAACGAAACAATTTTTAGCGGAACTACAGCGCAAAAATTTGTGTTTATTCTCTCTTTCGTCTTGGTGTGTTCCCAGTTGTACCCTCCCTATACTTCGGGGCCCGGGGCCCGTTTTCTGGCCATTTACTCCGGTCTTCAGTTCTGAGATCATTCCAGTCAAAACAAGATTTCGCCCAGGTTGCCCAGATAGTCTTCGCAATATATGGTCGTGATGTTGTTGAATGtagaaattttcaaatttctgCGAGATTTTGGGAAGACACaggcattatacctatatagtACTTTAACCAAAAATTTAAGGTCCTTAATAAAAGGAAGGGAGTAATGCAAACCTGAATTCGGTATTGGGTAAATTTATCGAGGAACACTAAGGAGTGAGAAGTGGCAGTGGCTGGAACTACTTCGATTTCCTCTTCTGCCTTGCGTCCCGGTTCTGGTTCTTCTGGAGATTCGGTCATTAGGTAGAATATCTGGAGAAATACATGgtaatttacttatattaaaatagatttataaatacatgaaATTGAGACACATGCTGTTTATAGATGTATCAATCAAAattgagttaaaaaaaattttacttgttGAACCAATTTagatgaaacttggtacaaaTCTAGTTAATCCTTATTCTTACGGGAACGGGAGAACCGGAAATAGCGTATAACTTTAGTAAAACCTTATAGCCGAGCAGGTCTCCGTTCTGCTGCGCCTCGAGCGGCGGCAGCCACGTGAGCGCCACCTCCGTGGGCGAGGCGGGCAGCGCCGCCACGGCGCGCGGCGGCGCCGTGGGCACGGCCTCGCCCACCCACACCACGGCGGGCGTGCGGCCCGGGCCCGCGCCCATGGCGTTCACCGCCACCACGCTGATCTCGTAGTTGCGGTCCACCGACAGCTCCGTCAGCACCACCTCCTCGCTCTGGTGGCGACACCAATtcataggtatatacatagataaactctttattgcaaagAGATTAAAGCGagacaagaaattatttaaattcagaGTTTGGGAAAATCTTGCAAAGTACAGAAATGGCTGAAAGTATTTAGTTAACCAGGCTAAGGCCAGTTTGGGGCTATAATGCTTTAGTAGAATATTATATGGGCTTAAAACTCATTTTGTGAAAGTGTATATGCTCAACAGCGAAAATTTATTGCTGAGACAGTATTAGTACGTATACATTtacatagtaaaaaaaaaccagttaTTTCATTTCACGCGACCAACCTTGATGCCAGGCACCTCCTGCTTCATGGTCTGCTGCAGCGCCGTGGGGAAGTCTGTGAGTGGCTGGTACAGCACGCGGTAGCCGCCTGTGCGGGTGTCACCGCTCCAGTAAGGCTCGGCAAGAGGTGACCATTGCACGCGAACACTGCTGGGCGTTATCGGCACAACGTGGAGGTTCTCGACGGCTTTGCTTGGAGCTGTGAACAGTTGGGAGTTGAATAATTAGGCAACTGATCAGACATCTGATTAACTGAACATCTCCTTTTTCGTGAGCACACGCGGATCCCGACTTCCTCCTAAATGAAGGCAGGAGGCAACGGGCACTAATATCGATGACGAAAAAAAAGTGGGttcctttttgaaaaaaaaagacacaaagtttaataaaagtacCTGCGGGTAGAGTCCTGACGGTTTCCGTGGCATTACTGAAGCGACTCGGACCGATGTCATTAGTGGCTTGTATTCTGAACtgatacgccgtgtaaggttTCAGCCCTTCCGCCGTATAGGAAGTAGCAAACGGATCCACGCGTTCAGGTATAGTCTGCCACGTTCCACCCTCTTCTTTCTGTTGTACAGTGTAATACCTGAAAATTAGCAAATAAGTTTTCGTTGTATGAGGGTTATATTTGCTTTTCACTATAGTGGATCACCAAAGAAGGAACAAACACATCAAGAATAATAGCCCCTCAAGGACATGATCTTTGGCAATGAAGGTGTCACAAAAGAGATTATTAATTTGCCAAGACAAAAGACGATGTAACCGCCGAGGAATGAATGGATAaatactctttattgcacatatatatcctatattataaaatggtCGCTGTAGATCGTTAGTTTCGGAACCACGATCGCTTGACGCGATGGATTAGTCGGCGAGCGATCAGTTTACAAGTCAAGTGCCTAGGTTAGATTAatggaaacaaaaaatttaactatGTAAGGACATCGATACTGTTTATGTTTTGTGGGTGGGTTTTTTCATGATTTTACCTTTTAGGTACGgaacaataaaaagtagcaAGCACTACCTGAGCGGCGCATAGCCGTCATCTCCGGGCGTCCACGAGAACGTGATGTGGTGGGGCTGCAGCAGCGAGCGCGCCACGTTGGgccgcgcgggcggcgcgggcgccaCGCGGTTCACGGTGGTCAGCACGAGCGCGCGGCTGGTGGCGCCCCAGCCCAGCCGCGTCTGCGCCGTCACCGAGAACAGGTAGTACCGCTCCGACGCCAGCTCTGTTGCTCTGCgggtcaaaataaaaatgccttTATTCTAGAAAGTTGCTTGCAtgatgagagttatgaatgtcgtGTCGTGGAAAAGAGGCACTGGATCTGGTTCGGAGTGACTTGTTTTATGATATTGGGTTTATTCCTTTGACAGTTGTCTAACCTAtgtaccattaaaaaaaaaaaacaattacttGAAATAATGCAGTTGAGTCGCAATcggttaataaaacatttttttttaaagattttttaatatttaattctcaCCTAAAAGTTCGATCCGATGGCAAGAATTCTCTCGAAAACATATGTTGTGATGTGTTATTCAAATGATACGTGACTTTGTACGCTAGTATTTCGCCGTTGGGATCTTCTGGTACGTCCCAAATAATACGCGCTGTTGTGAAAGTCACGTCAGGGAACGATACATTCGAGGGTGGTCCAGGAgctgaaattttattgattttattattatacaaaaaaacaaaatattgcaAGCTAAGTCAAATCATAgcataatttatacatactgtCTTCGAAGGTTCTCACAGTTATTGGAGGATCGCTTAGGACTCCGTCACCCAATCTCGTATAACCCAAGACCTGTATTTGGTACACTACATATTTCCTTAGCTCTGTCAAAGTTATTGTATGCGTTTGGTTTGACGCTATGGCTTGGCACTCTACTTTCTTGTGTTCCGGCCGCGGCGGAGGCACGACGGCCGCGTAGCAAACTTTGTAGCCTTCGATAAGACCATTCTGGTCTTGTACTGGTATATCTCCCCAGAGTACGACAACAGTTGTTGATGAGGTCGCATTCGCTGACACTTCTATTGGACCTCGAGATGGcactgaaaatataataatattataaattttgtatattataaaaaatacaacagaATAAAAAGTCACGGAAAAgcaaatgtaggtatatcaatgataatgttaataataacttCAATTGAGtttgaattgatttttttattaaatttatgattgtGTTTAATATTGCAAGACATGCTGTACCTGCTTCCCTCGTTCTTTCAGTGGCAGTTGGACTTTCAGCAGAGGTGCCTACTTCATTGATGGCAGTCATTTTGATCTCATACAGCGACCATTCCTCCAAGTTTGAAAGTATGTGAGAATTGGCTGTGTGATCTTCCATGATTATAAATAAGGTGTCGTTTGTGCCACTTCGCTTGTATGATATATTGTAGCCTTTCGGATTACCGTACCACTCGCTTTGTTGTAATGgctataattaaaaaggcaTGCCGCTTTATATTTAGACAATTTATACGACATTGCGGTAACAGACAAAGTAAATTGCAAGAATACCTTATAATTAgagattaataaatttgacaaagattattttttacagaggGGGAAATGATATGAGAGAATGAATGGATTTTGTGATTGGTTTGCATCAAAGTCATGACAAAagcgtaggtatatattttttacacgtCACCAAACGTGCGGTCATTGACAAAACATCCACGTTTTTGGTACCAATACTTCAACATCTTAGTAAAAAACACAAATCCTAAACACCTGTTGTACTTACAATCCATCGCACTCGCAAATTATTCGCGCTGACTGCTCGCACTGTGACATTTCTAGGCGGATGCTGCGGCGGCGCTTGTATTGTTTGAAATTCCTTGCAGGGCTCCGAAGGTTGCGACGACCCCACCACGTTGGTCGCGATCACACGCAAACGGTACGTGGTGAAGGGGATCAAGCCAGTCACTAGGATCGACTGGGCGTCCGGCGCGTTCACTTCGTATATTGTTACCCATGACGAGTTACgcgccgtttgagcctatgaATTAAGATTTGTTGTAatattccaataaaaaaaatattctaacatatttgttttttttaagagcAAGGGGATTAGATCACGATAAATCgacaacaataatttataaacacatATTAACAATAGGTTGTTTggagaaataaagaaaaaaacaatgtatgGTAATCAATCGACAAAAGTATTCGAAAAGGCAGTTTAATCAAAtgttcacattaaaaaaatcttacttgTACTGTCCACAAAGAAATAGACGAATTTCCGTCGAACCCTGGCGTGAACTGCAGCAGCACTGAGAATGCTTCTATATTTGACAAAGCCAGATTCCGAGGAGCATCAGGAAGTACTGGCTCGACGCCGGATTGTATGGTGGCCGACCGCGCTGGGCCTTCTCCGACACTTGTCAACGCACACAAGTGAAACTTGTAATGAGTGCTTGCctgaaaggtaaaaaaaaacataacaaaagtATGCACAATAAAACGTCGTTATTTCTCACGTGTTAGACACAGCTAAAAGTAACCTAACTTGAAGGGAACGTTTTACAGGATACGTATAGCTAAATATAgcttattacttaattatcgCCTTGTATTGAAATTCACTAAATGCATCCATATTGGTCTAGTAcgcataaaaaaatcaatcttATTAAATGGAGTAATACTTGTATTGTTATTGactgattaaattaaaagtgtaATTAATTTAGCCCAGTCTTATTAAATATGATTACCCACTTAGTTTCGTAATTTGTAATCTAAACGTAACAATAGTTTAAGAGATGTGATAATTAATAGCTTTTTACATTATCGCGGTAATCCGGTTTCACTTAGTGTCACAACCGTTAGTGTAAAGCGATTTCCATAGTCGTAATTGTTTACTGTGAGAAATGTTTGCAAAAAGCGTTATAACAATGGCTTGAAGAGCTGAGGCACAAGAAACATCACACTGACAACCGTGCAAACTCCGGAGACGATTGCTATGCGTCCATAATCGCAAGAATCACAGATATTGTAAATGTTTATATGTCGTGTTCATTGATGTCAAACCGTTCAAATGTAAGAAATGAACTAGTTAAAGTGAGAATAAGAAAACTGTGTTACTGAATATAGACGGATTGGATAGAACcctgattttttaaatcttttaaaagttttaaaacctTTACTTTAGACTGGAGTttcacaaataattatatctttaaaatgcCGCAAACACCTTTCCttagattaaaaaagaagCTCTAAGCTTTCAGGTGAAGTGTTTacgatttttgttttgttgtatCTTTTTGTCtctttaagtaataaaacaaaaatgcttgaattcattataataaaaaacctttacaaaacacaaagcatttaaatatttattcaatagtGACTAAACTAACTACTTTGAAGTGAACGCAACATTGCTAAACTGCGATTGTGTGTAAattaaatgtacctatatgaCAATGAATTTGTAATATGTTTACCTGTAAGTGTTCAACTTTGATACTTGTAACGTTTGCCTGGAGCACTTCGTCTTTGAATGAATTCGGATCGTCTTTTATTTGATAAGATAATTTGTAGCCGATTAGAATTCCATTAGATTTCTTGGGCGGAGACCAGGATACTCGGACGGCACGATCCGAAATATCATCAAATTGCAAACTTCCAACTTCGTCGGGAACTGTAAAGATGTAAAGATaacttttttaacatattcatcagatttatttgattatcagcaaaaattaaatcatgaAAAGTCCTTTTCCATATGAAAACACagttttattcaattatttttgtataaaattaggTTCAAAATGTGCAGAGTAGCTTTAGGTTAATAACTTGAATAACTTTTCTCGAGAAATATACACCGAAAAAAAGAGCTTtgtaatatttgaataattgaaatcaaattttattttctcaaaataactttaaaaagaatttgtcCGGTCAATTATGATATGATTACTTACTGTCTTCCTTTGTCCTCACTAATATATATTCGCTCCGGGGCCCATCGCCCGGTTCAGTGAAGCAGAGTACTGATATGTTGTAGTCTGTGAACTTTTCTAGATCGCCGATGATGGCAGTCTGTTCTGTAAGTGGGTCTAACAGATTGGGCGGCACGCTGAC
This is a stretch of genomic DNA from Amyelois transitella isolate CPQ chromosome 5, ilAmyTran1.1, whole genome shotgun sequence. It encodes these proteins:
- the LOC106131858 gene encoding protein sidekick isoform X1, whose amino-acid sequence is MEELERLFKMKPVIVIGTLLVFLSGVIHTTTPLDTVQMQPPRFSMQPSSSNSIVREGTTKILQCSAIGIPQPMYRWLKNGMPLGDYSSELFYKIHNTQRQDAGAYQCIAKNDVGAIFSEKNNIVVAYMGVFDNALEQVISVESGRAAILEFPRIESEPSPSVIWQDENGTLRYDQKYAITDKHQLVILCTSHEDERSYRVRAINTQLGKEENSPYIRLNVYGDDYKEIPPEIIIKPEDTKIIKGQEYVNLYCVANARPLHELETLWFKDGIMVDMAGITFDLNDQWNRTLSLISVNLTHTGQYTCQARLKSGGFATVTASATVTVYEKPVFLSNLKSETFGEFGSTIVLECNVQGVPLPSITWYKDARKISSVGIEAAVTDNADVYDGEGRYRVEVNRSLVINNLRMEDMGIYQCIASNEAGESSIYTWLKIKTSPPIMQTPPANLTVLDGKDATIACRAVGAPTPNVTWYFNDSLIINLSGRLQALEEGDLLITGTTTADSGKYTCVRSNDAGNVSGEAYLTVLVRTQIIAPPVDTRVLLGHTATMQCKVSNDPNVKYNIDWFHNQQPMTAGSRIWVTPDGALQVQAVRASDAGEYTCVVTSPGGNHTRRAVLSVIELPFAPTNVRAHKLDGASQRAINVTWTPGFDGNSPIQKFIVQKRIVPEFGPTPDPLLNWVTETMNVSANQRWVLLTSLKAATSYQFRVSAVNTVGEGPPSDPTDVLTLPQEAPSGPPVGFMGSARSSSEIITQWQPPLEEHRNGHILGYVIRYRLRGYDNSPWTYQNITNEAQRNYLIQDLITWKDYNVQIAAYNDKGVGVFSDSYTIKTKEGIPEAPPDSVRCEPHNSTAITVWWTPPNPQKINGINQGYKIQAWRWDDNEGDNIEQKLVSVPPNLLDPLTEQTAIIGDLEKFTDYNISVLCFTEPGDGPRSEYILVRTKEDIPDEVGSLQFDDISDRAVRVSWSPPKKSNGILIGYKLSYQIKDDPNSFKDEVLQANVTSIKVEHLQASTHYKFHLCALTSVGEGPARSATIQSGVEPVLPDAPRNLALSNIEAFSVLLQFTPGFDGNSSISLWTVQAQTARNSSWVTIYEVNAPDAQSILVTGLIPFTTYRLRVIATNVVGSSQPSEPCKEFQTIQAPPQHPPRNVTVRAVSANNLRVRWIPLQQSEWYGNPKGYNISYKRSGTNDTLFIIMEDHTANSHILSNLEEWSLYEIKMTAINEVGTSAESPTATERTREAVPSRGPIEVSANATSSTTVVVLWGDIPVQDQNGLIEGYKVCYAAVVPPPRPEHKKVECQAIASNQTHTITLTELRKYVVYQIQVLGYTRLGDGVLSDPPITVRTFEDTPGPPSNVSFPDVTFTTARIIWDVPEDPNGEILAYKVTYHLNNTSQHMFSREFLPSDRTFRATELASERYYLFSVTAQTRLGWGATSRALVLTTVNRVAPAPPARPNVARSLLQPHHITFSWTPGDDGYAPLRYYTVQQKEEGGTWQTIPERVDPFATSYTAEGLKPYTAYQFRIQATNDIGPSRFSNATETVRTLPAAPSKAVENLHVVPITPSSVRVQWSPLAEPYWSGDTRTGGYRVLYQPLTDFPTALQQTMKQEVPGIKSEEVVLTELSVDRNYEISVVAVNAMGAGPGRTPAVVWVGEAVPTAPPRAVAALPASPTEVALTWLPPLEAQQNGDLLGYKIFYLMTESPEEPEPGRKAEEEIEVVPATATSHSLVFLDKFTQYRIQVLAFNPAGDGPRSTAVLARTHQGLPSAPRNITFTDITMNSLVVSWQPPYRRNGLIQSYLVTYETIQQDERFSKQVKQKVTERQLAVGGLEEEVEYRFSVRALTVGAGGAAEARVRTGPQPGAPAAPRALRLQPDPAALRLAWANSPSGDGELQGYYFEARKKDDTRWETITRTSNGMLEEFTISYQSLLPSTAYSFRVIAYNKHGISNPAYSDKVIVTPSKLYLEYGYLQYRPFYRRTWFMVALAAASIIIIIMVIAILCVKSKSYKYKKEAQKTLEESLAGETEERGSLGMELYRSRQSSVGSAGGVTGTLRRKPPPQLAKSPPRPSPLSVAYHSDEESLRGYDENPDDSSLTEKPSEMSSSDSQNSESENESVKSEPHSFVNHYANVNDTLRQSWKRQRPIRQYSSYTDSEPEGSATISLNGGQIVMNNMARSRAPLPGFSSFV